The sequence below is a genomic window from Sardina pilchardus chromosome 9, fSarPil1.1, whole genome shotgun sequence.
CACACTGGTGGAGAGAAAGACCCAAATCACCTGAAGAGGGGATGTCATGCTGGAAAACGTgcccacacacatgtgcatcttGACTGTTGTTTTGTACCTTTGTACCATTGCACCTTAAATATCAAAACAACTTGAATAAACATTGACTAAAAACAGATACCATCCAGCAAACATGACGTACAATAAGCATGTTACAACAAAAGCAGCTATACACCATGCTCGGCCTTACAAAAAGTGTGAAAACTTCACTTTTCCAAGGGTTCCTTTGCTGTTCATGTCACAATGTAGCATTTTagacatgaaaaacaaatgcatcGAAACTACATTGAAGTACACTACAAATGTATGCTTGTCTTGGTAAGGGTAAGTCCAACAACAGTAAGAGACATTTGACAGGTTTGTTCGTTGAATGGAGTGGTTAGAATGTCTGTCGTGCTAGCTACAAAATCCTGTTTTAAAGCTAGTGACAGCAGGACCATGCCTACGACGGCTGGTTTTACTTCATAGATAGAGGAAGCATTTGATGTAAGCGAACATCCGTCTTAAAACGTTAAGAATTGTTTTACAATTTCACTTGTAAGTCTCCTTGTCCTGCCGACAACAGGGAACACGGGGAACATTAGCACAAGGTATCTGTTCGCTGTTTTTAacagtgcatgtgcatgtatataCTTCAACAAAGCTAACAAAGTAACATTAGCTAGAGGTAGAGGGACTCTTAGAAGTGAAAGTGCACGATCAAACACGTACCATGTTACCCCCATCTCTGACAGAACTCCTGGAACACACAAAAGATGCTGTTCAAGATGGGCCAGCCGCTTCTTTCAAGCAGCTCGAAACACGCTTCCGGTTTGAACAGGAAATTATGTGAGATGCAATTTAATAACATTTACTTTTTAAAGGGTACTCCATAAATAACACTTAAATGCTttataaaagaaaaacacaaattaatatgtatatactgttgAAAATAGCTTTTTCCCCCTCGATTCGTTTCATTTAGGTGACGTTGCTGTTACCAACCTATTACATCATCACAAAGCGCCGTTGGTTGTCACCATAGACACGTGTGCCGTGGCGGAAGGGTGCATGGTTTGTTGTTGCGGAAAGTAGGGTACATTTTGTCCTTCAGGACTGGTTTTTCGTGAAGTTTGGCGTTTGATGGAACAAAGCTAGGGAAATGCCTAAAGCAAAGAAGTCaaaaggtggtggtggaggagctggTGAAATGGTTGGACTGGCTGAACAAATGCTGCAATCGGACATGGTGCGACCGCACGGCCGAGTAAAGAACAAGGATCAGGTAAAGATTAAAGAGAACGACGACGAGTACGTCGACGAACGTTTGTCACGGAAAATCCTAGAACAAGCACGCATTCAGCAGGAGGAACTTCAAACCGAATTTGGATTGACACCGGAGAAAAAGAAGCCATCCACAGTTTTGGGTGAGTGATTGGTCCGAGTGAAATCAGTCCTCCTAGctagttagcttgctagctggCTAATAAGCACATCGAACATTTGGTTTGTATCTGCATCGGTTATAATGTGACAGATCTATAGTTAGAAATTATGTCACCTTAGCTTTCAACTGCTATGTTTTTTAGATAGACATACCCGTTTTCACTTTATGTGCTGTGCGCATGCAATAAATAAAGAAGTTCTCACGAGCCTTGTTGCATTACACTCTGCCCTGTACCCAAATGTTATAGTAACCCCcccatgtgtgtgcattctctAGGCCCTAGCACCCAGGATGGAGACTCCGATGAAGAATGGCCAGCTCTCGGAGCAGCAGGAGCCGGTGAGGACGAAATGGCAGGCGAcggtgtggtggaggtggaccCAGAGGATGAAAAAGCCATTCAGATGTTCATGAGCAAAAATCCCCCTGTCAGGTTGGCCTAAAACTGCTTACATGTCCATATTTGTGGTCAAGTTCATTTTGATTTACGCTTTCTTGTAGGCCTGCACTATTTAGGGAACATTTCTAATTGTGATTTTTCTGACAGATATTGCGATTGCGATATGATTTTTGAATGTCTATTCATTGATCCACTACAGTATTCAAAATGTCTCTTTCATTTGTGCCACCTGTAATTCGTGAGCACGCCCAGTGCACAAGAAGCACAGCACCCCTAACCGACTGTGAAGCTCATCAATCAGTCAAGGAGGATGAAATTACTATAAAAGTCAGAAATGTCACAAAATTAACTGTGCACGATTATTTGTAGCTTTTCTGATTaggtaattgcattgttttgtattgtattgcgATTGCAATAATTGTGCAGCCCTACTTTCTTGCCTTTGCCTatgctttggacaaaaatgtCTACTAAGAGTCGTAAGCATAAACATGGAAAAAAAGCAATGTAAACAAATTGGTTGGAGTTTGTCATGATTGTCACACAtcgtttttctgtttctgtagaCGGACACTGGCTGACATCATCATGGAGAAGatcacagagaaacagacagaggtgGGATCAGTGATGTCGGAGTTGTCAGGACGACCCATGCCACAGCTTGATCCAAGAGTGACTGAGGTTTACAGAGGTGTAAATAAGGTGGGTTCCTTTCTACCATTAATTCTGCCTTGTGTCATGTCACCTTTGATTTCCCAAAATTCTGATAAGCTAGACGTTTTGTTGGTGTATTCTGGGGCAAGCAacaattcattcattccttcatgGCTCATCCCTATATGGGCAAGTGACTTTAGTGGAAGTTCGCCAAAAGTGCAGGTTTTAAGTTCACTTcaaaaaatgcaaatgtaaaagGCTGTGTAATACAGTCACAGTGGCATAATGGCATGGTTCCAGTTTAAAGAAtgttgcacaaaaaaaaaaaaaaaaacactatccaaGACCTGTGTTGGATTGATCTACAGTACCTCAATGAGGTATTGGTGCAAGGATGGACAGCCATTTAAAAATCTAAttgccctacagtatgtgctattcAAAAAGCGGGAGGTCTTGTATTAATAGTCCTCAGCCTTCTACCTGATGGAGGAGATGGTTGGCAGGATGAGTTATACATCCAGCAAGATTTTCATGCTCTTTCGTTGCATTTGGGCTTTGTAGATTTCTGATAAGGGGGTGAGTTTGCAACCTATGAACTTTTTCGGCCATGTGACCTATTCCGTCTAGCTGTAGCCTGTTCTGGACAGTGGTGTTTCCATTTTTTTGGTCTGTAGCAGACTATGAGAAATTACAACTGTCGTGGATGTTGTGGAACTAAAGAAAACCCAAGTCCATCTCTGTATCAGACCTAGTTCTAATCTAGCAGTATGTAATTAGCATTAGCAAGTCCAGCCTTTTCATGCCtcatgaatgacaacgttcacacatagaCTATAATGATGACGACATGAAcaatatcgttgttgatcactttcagagcgattttgagaacgataaaaagctaacagccaatcagaacccataatattctatccatcacattcattaacatgaggagagacttttgttatcgttggccagtgtggacatttttatcgttatcgttatcgttcttggtgtgaacggccctttactcACAGCATTTCCAGTCATTCTGACATTTTTATCCCAACACCTTTTTCATACCATTCCAGATTCAGACttctattctattattctaTTTATATTTGATTTACAACTGCTTTGATTACtctttttttcatctctcttttccttacTACATATACACCCTTATATGTTCTTGTCATAATGTTAATGTGTACATAAGAGTAACTAAAAAACAGAATAGAATCTGTTTTGCATAACCTGATACATTTGTACATAATTGTTGAATTGCTTGTCCAGTTGGCTTATGCATTTATTAATTTGACCAATAGTTTGATTGTGTTATGCTTCTAGGTTTTATGCAAGTACCGCAGTGGGAAGCTTCCCAAAGCTTTCAAGATCATCCCAGCACTAGCCAACTGGGAACAAATTCTCTACCTGACAGAACCCGAGTCTTGGACTGCTGCTGCAATGTATCAGGCCACCAGGTATGTTTGTGCGAGACTTACCAAAAACAGAGTCTTTCCAGGTATTTCCAgtgtattagccgcaggacagtgttttatttaCACAGAAATAAAAATGTCTATTGACTGCAAGTATATATTAACCAATCAATGTATATTCCTCATTTATATATGGTATATGGATTGGATTGGTGTGTGGATAGTGGTGTTGAAAATGACTCAATGTAAGATGTGTTGTGTCATGAACCACGAGTGCTGTTCTGCCTTGAATCACACCTTTGCCAGT
It includes:
- the bysl gene encoding bystin: MPKAKKSKGGGGGAGEMVGLAEQMLQSDMVRPHGRVKNKDQVKIKENDDEYVDERLSRKILEQARIQQEELQTEFGLTPEKKKPSTVLGPSTQDGDSDEEWPALGAAGAGEDEMAGDGVVEVDPEDEKAIQMFMSKNPPVRRTLADIIMEKITEKQTEVGSVMSELSGRPMPQLDPRVTEVYRGVNKVLCKYRSGKLPKAFKIIPALANWEQILYLTEPESWTAAAMYQATRIFSSNLKERMAQRFYNLVLLPRVRDDIAEYKRLNFHLYSALKKALFKPGAWFKGILIPLCESGTCTLREAIIIGSIVTKCSIPVLYTSAAMLKLAEMEYNGANSIFLRLMLDKKYALPFRVLDALVAHFLSFRNDKRELPVLWHQSLLTLAQRYKADLASEQKAALLELLKVKTHPQITPEIRRELQNSESRDQETAMPAMAMD